A section of the Verrucomicrobium sp. GAS474 genome encodes:
- a CDS encoding Gfo/Idh/MocA family oxidoreductase has product MKIRMGMVGGGQGAFIGAVHRMAANLDGQIELVAGAFSSDSARSKASGKELFLPEDRCYGSYAEMFAAEAKLPAEKRIEFVAIVTPNFLHFPIAKAALESGFHVLSDKPATLDLAEAKELARIVEKTGLLYGLTHNYTGYPLVKEARDLVRSGKLGAIRKVVVEYPQGWLAQRLEDSGQKQADWRTDPKRAGISCCVGDIGTHAENLAEYVTGLRIESLCADLSTFVEGRALDDDANVLLRFEEKNGVRAKGLLHCSQISIGEENGLNIRVYGTKGSLAWRQEEPNTLVLRRPDQPRALVRAGDGCLGAAAKAATRLPMGHPEAFLEAFANLYRNFAALVRARKEGTTPSEHALDVPGIADAVRGMAFIETVVASSRSADKWVSLPR; this is encoded by the coding sequence ATGAAGATCCGGATGGGTATGGTGGGCGGCGGACAGGGTGCCTTCATCGGCGCGGTCCACCGCATGGCGGCGAACCTCGACGGCCAGATCGAGCTGGTGGCCGGGGCCTTCAGCTCCGACAGCGCCCGCTCGAAGGCGAGCGGGAAGGAACTCTTCCTCCCCGAGGACCGCTGCTACGGCTCCTACGCGGAGATGTTCGCCGCCGAGGCGAAGCTTCCCGCCGAGAAGCGGATCGAGTTCGTCGCCATCGTCACGCCGAACTTCCTCCATTTCCCCATCGCGAAGGCCGCCCTCGAAAGCGGCTTCCACGTCCTCTCCGACAAGCCCGCCACCCTCGACCTCGCCGAGGCGAAGGAACTGGCCAGGATCGTCGAGAAGACCGGCCTCCTCTACGGCCTCACCCACAACTACACCGGCTACCCGCTGGTGAAGGAAGCGCGGGACCTCGTCCGCTCCGGGAAGCTCGGCGCGATCCGCAAGGTCGTCGTCGAATACCCCCAGGGCTGGCTCGCCCAGCGGCTCGAGGACTCGGGCCAGAAGCAGGCCGACTGGCGGACCGACCCGAAGCGCGCCGGGATCAGCTGCTGCGTCGGCGACATCGGCACCCATGCGGAGAACCTCGCCGAATACGTCACCGGCCTCCGGATCGAATCGCTCTGCGCCGACCTCTCGACCTTCGTCGAAGGCCGCGCCCTCGACGACGACGCCAACGTCCTCCTCCGCTTCGAGGAGAAGAACGGCGTCCGGGCGAAGGGCCTCCTCCATTGCAGCCAGATCTCGATCGGCGAGGAAAACGGCCTCAACATCCGCGTCTACGGCACGAAGGGGAGCCTTGCCTGGCGCCAGGAGGAGCCGAACACCCTCGTCCTCCGCCGGCCCGACCAACCCCGCGCACTCGTCCGCGCGGGGGACGGCTGCCTCGGGGCCGCCGCCAAGGCCGCCACCCGCCTCCCCATGGGCCATCCCGAGGCCTTCCTCGAGGCCTTCGCCAACCTCTACCGGAATTTCGCCGCCCTCGTCCGCGCCCGCAAGGAAGGGACCACCCCCTCCGAGCACGCCCTCGACGTCCCCGGCATCGCCGACGCCGTCCGAGGCATGGCCTTCATCGAAACCGTCGTCGCCAGCTCCCGCAGCGCCGACAAATGGGTCTCCCTCCCCCGCTAA
- a CDS encoding AraC family transcriptional regulator: protein MKTSDPRPIQFDRLKLLGLSHYHQSPGVHPVPKMIPPGHELIELMTGGKGWVREGEEWREVVPGDLIWHKPGDDSIGRSEWENPYRCLAIALQSDRPEGLGIPRFSRWPEVEERNAFVSETVKAFYNPAFDRHLLLHYAVSRLLFSVYRFSRQQEQAKLPEPIREALKWIDRNYAEPCSVEALAKRVGWSAAHLHHAFRLHLGQSPHKALMARRIRAAQEQLASTRHPIKRVAVECGFADASALIHAFRGSQGMTPTAYRRQQIGPLSR from the coding sequence GTGAAAACGTCGGACCCCCGCCCCATTCAGTTCGACCGGCTGAAACTGCTCGGCCTTTCCCATTACCATCAATCGCCGGGCGTCCATCCGGTGCCGAAGATGATCCCGCCCGGACATGAATTGATCGAGTTGATGACCGGGGGCAAGGGGTGGGTGCGGGAGGGGGAGGAGTGGCGCGAGGTCGTGCCGGGCGATCTGATCTGGCACAAGCCGGGGGACGACAGCATCGGCCGGAGCGAGTGGGAGAATCCCTACCGCTGCCTCGCGATCGCGCTGCAGAGTGACCGGCCCGAGGGGCTCGGGATTCCCCGGTTCTCCCGCTGGCCCGAGGTGGAGGAGCGGAATGCCTTTGTCTCCGAGACGGTGAAGGCGTTCTACAATCCGGCGTTCGACCGCCACTTGCTCCTCCATTATGCGGTGAGCCGCCTTTTGTTCTCGGTCTACCGCTTCAGCCGCCAGCAGGAGCAGGCGAAGCTGCCGGAGCCGATCCGGGAGGCGTTGAAATGGATCGACCGGAATTATGCCGAGCCGTGTTCGGTCGAGGCGCTGGCGAAGCGGGTCGGCTGGTCGGCGGCCCATCTCCATCATGCCTTCCGCCTCCACCTGGGGCAGAGCCCGCACAAGGCCCTGATGGCGCGGCGGATCCGGGCGGCGCAGGAGCAGCTGGCCTCGACGCGGCATCCGATCAAGCGGGTGGCAGTGGAATGCGGCTTCGCCGACGCCTCGGCGCTGATCCACGCGTTCCGGGGGAGCCAGGGGATGACGCCGACGGCGTACCGGCGGCAGCAGATCGGGCCGCTCTCTCGCTAG
- a CDS encoding UvrD-helicase domain-containing protein translates to MNDRDRFLEELDANFSVRAAAGTGKTTSLVARIARIAERHPERLAKLVVVTYTHRAADEMRVRLRGDLLKQGGAAAHSPLVRHGLSQLFIGTIHAFCLKLVREYGLWIGYGAEITAEAHDDPRLLRDFEKSRQGQDGETAPAWRETVHRLVPARQVTALAKHLGEKSVDWGRFIAAPAFLEREAATAARLARLRLDPAALDDLTHKRADTQANIERWQRHWRALAASWEKGNGFVAVPKYDNKGGTELKDRWPEALAPWLDALLDGALLAAVREAAAFQEFRLRTGRLFFSDQIVLARRLFEEPSLRTLLLGEGYHLLLDEAQDTDPLQFEILVELSRPPGSAPFAWPGKPDSHSDRDAAAAPIPGRFIMVGDAQQAIYRDRATHALYLRYHEALVASPGGAELTFAETYRCRPGVTAFVNDRFPHVLDGRDGQTHFVPLVPARNDLPGATLRWRVPLPDSDSSIPLGNADEKTEWEARWLARRLKECGPRALGAPHWGEVALLCPARKWLAQCRQALLEEGLPVRLHTDRPRAERPEYLWLTALLTIHLEPTNAFEIVGVLRELYGIDDDLLFAYRHDTPGEKEKKKNPFTLRGRENGTPSLFDSIDPIGPLLDSLSRCREAAVDLPLAEAVALWVERTELRQRLLRLPGGEEEKANRLRGLDSLLLAAHAAQGEERDLRDFHRELLRGLDRNAPVWEGAAASEPRIELMTMKKAKGLQWNAVIIPFMGRGTVEGGQTDYPKLLCPPGVESPDDMGIAYSPTMKMTRARELDARDDAEETLERERLLYVAATRARYTLLWIDDEALWKEGKTRKQPRSGYEAIRGRSYPDPEANPLDLSAEALAETFTSPFPTEAEAALPAPRIDPWPAAPAAPLRLPALRGKKTPSQHDEVPLPPDPDGETPDLPLPIPTMKSSLLPRRPWAGQDEEGSEAIRYGLWWHDIVHRWPWIANADTRKIDAYCQAILAELPELPSTSPLRERGERELALFRASPLPARLAAVAAAGGLLQETPYSRLVPGEGGSVATVEDGILDLAWRDEAGLWHILDWKTDQAGPALPGNESHEKGVRGPDHFRQRYADQLQAYRLTLADLGLPVGTCSIYSTALGIEIAV, encoded by the coding sequence ATGAACGACCGGGACCGGTTCCTGGAAGAACTCGACGCGAACTTCTCCGTCCGCGCCGCCGCGGGGACCGGCAAGACCACCTCCCTCGTCGCCCGGATCGCCCGCATCGCCGAGCGGCACCCGGAGCGGCTGGCGAAGCTCGTCGTCGTCACCTACACCCACCGCGCCGCCGACGAGATGCGCGTCCGCCTCCGGGGCGATCTCCTGAAGCAGGGCGGGGCCGCCGCCCATTCCCCCCTCGTCCGCCACGGCCTCTCCCAGCTCTTCATCGGCACCATCCACGCCTTCTGCCTGAAGCTCGTCCGCGAATACGGCCTCTGGATCGGCTACGGTGCCGAGATCACCGCCGAGGCCCACGACGATCCCCGGCTCCTCCGGGATTTCGAGAAGAGCCGCCAGGGCCAGGACGGGGAGACCGCTCCCGCTTGGCGCGAGACCGTCCACCGCCTCGTCCCCGCCCGGCAGGTCACCGCCCTCGCGAAACACCTCGGGGAAAAGAGCGTCGACTGGGGGCGCTTCATCGCCGCCCCGGCATTCCTCGAACGGGAAGCCGCCACCGCCGCCCGCCTCGCCCGCCTCCGCCTCGATCCCGCCGCCCTCGACGACCTCACCCACAAGCGGGCCGACACCCAGGCGAACATCGAGCGGTGGCAGCGCCACTGGCGGGCCCTCGCCGCGTCGTGGGAGAAGGGAAACGGCTTCGTCGCCGTCCCGAAGTACGACAACAAGGGCGGCACCGAGCTCAAGGACCGGTGGCCCGAGGCTCTCGCCCCCTGGCTCGACGCCCTCCTCGACGGCGCCCTCCTCGCCGCCGTCCGCGAGGCCGCCGCCTTCCAGGAATTCCGCCTCCGCACGGGCCGCCTCTTCTTCAGCGACCAGATCGTCCTCGCCCGCCGCCTCTTCGAGGAACCTTCCCTCCGCACCCTCCTCCTCGGCGAGGGCTACCACCTCCTCCTCGACGAGGCCCAGGACACCGACCCCCTCCAGTTCGAGATCCTCGTCGAACTCAGCCGCCCCCCCGGCAGCGCCCCCTTCGCGTGGCCGGGCAAACCCGATAGCCATAGCGATCGCGATGCCGCCGCCGCGCCGATCCCGGGCCGCTTCATCATGGTCGGCGACGCCCAGCAGGCCATCTACCGCGATCGCGCCACCCACGCCCTCTACCTCCGTTACCACGAGGCCCTCGTCGCCTCCCCCGGCGGCGCGGAACTGACCTTCGCCGAAACCTACCGCTGCCGTCCCGGCGTCACCGCCTTCGTCAACGACCGCTTCCCCCACGTCCTCGACGGGCGGGACGGCCAGACCCACTTCGTCCCCCTCGTCCCGGCCCGGAACGATCTTCCCGGCGCCACCCTCCGCTGGCGCGTCCCCCTGCCTGATTCCGACTCCTCCATCCCGCTCGGCAATGCCGACGAGAAAACCGAATGGGAAGCCCGCTGGCTCGCCCGCCGCCTGAAGGAATGCGGCCCCCGGGCCCTCGGCGCGCCCCACTGGGGCGAGGTCGCCCTCCTCTGTCCCGCCCGGAAATGGCTCGCCCAATGCCGCCAGGCCCTCCTCGAAGAAGGGCTCCCCGTCCGCCTCCACACCGACCGCCCCCGCGCCGAGCGGCCCGAATACCTCTGGCTCACCGCCCTCCTCACGATCCACCTGGAACCGACCAACGCCTTCGAGATCGTCGGCGTCCTCCGGGAGCTCTACGGCATCGACGACGACCTCCTCTTCGCCTACCGCCACGACACTCCCGGCGAGAAGGAGAAAAAGAAAAATCCCTTCACCCTCCGAGGCCGGGAAAACGGGACCCCTTCCCTCTTCGACTCCATCGATCCCATCGGCCCCCTCCTCGATTCCCTCTCCCGCTGCCGCGAGGCCGCCGTCGACCTTCCCCTCGCCGAGGCCGTCGCCCTGTGGGTCGAGCGGACCGAGCTCCGCCAGCGCCTCCTCCGCCTCCCCGGCGGCGAGGAAGAAAAGGCGAACCGCCTCCGGGGCCTCGATTCCCTCCTCCTCGCCGCCCACGCCGCGCAGGGCGAAGAACGCGACCTCCGCGACTTCCACCGGGAACTCCTCCGCGGCCTCGACCGGAACGCCCCCGTCTGGGAAGGGGCCGCCGCCTCCGAACCGCGCATCGAGCTCATGACGATGAAGAAGGCCAAGGGCCTCCAGTGGAACGCCGTCATCATCCCCTTCATGGGCCGCGGCACCGTCGAGGGCGGCCAGACCGATTATCCGAAGCTCCTCTGCCCCCCCGGCGTCGAATCGCCCGACGACATGGGGATCGCCTACTCCCCGACGATGAAGATGACTCGCGCCCGGGAGCTCGACGCCCGGGACGACGCCGAGGAGACCCTCGAACGGGAGCGCCTCCTTTACGTCGCCGCCACCCGCGCCCGCTACACCCTCCTCTGGATCGATGACGAGGCCCTCTGGAAGGAAGGGAAGACAAGGAAGCAGCCCCGCTCCGGCTACGAGGCCATCCGGGGCCGGAGCTATCCCGATCCCGAGGCCAATCCCCTCGATCTCAGCGCCGAGGCCCTGGCCGAAACGTTCACCTCCCCCTTCCCGACCGAAGCCGAAGCCGCCCTCCCCGCGCCGCGGATCGATCCGTGGCCCGCCGCCCCTGCCGCGCCGCTCCGCCTCCCCGCCCTGCGCGGCAAGAAAACGCCAAGCCAGCACGACGAGGTCCCCCTCCCTCCCGATCCCGACGGGGAAACACCCGACCTCCCCCTCCCGATCCCCACGATGAAGTCGTCCCTCCTCCCCCGCCGCCCCTGGGCGGGGCAGGACGAGGAGGGAAGCGAGGCCATCCGTTACGGCCTCTGGTGGCACGACATCGTCCACCGCTGGCCGTGGATCGCTAACGCCGATACCCGGAAAATCGACGCCTATTGTCAGGCCATCCTGGCCGAACTACCCGAGCTCCCGTCCACCTCGCCCCTCCGCGAGCGGGGCGAGCGGGAATTGGCCCTCTTCCGCGCCTCCCCCCTCCCCGCCCGCCTCGCCGCCGTCGCCGCCGCCGGCGGGCTCCTCCAGGAGACACCCTACTCCCGCCTCGTCCCGGGCGAAGGAGGAAGCGTGGCCACGGTCGAGGACGGCATCCTCGACCTCGCCTGGCGGGACGAGGCTGGGCTCTGGCACATTCTCGATTGGAAGACCGACCAAGCCGGTCCCGCCCTCCCCGGGAACGAAAGCCATGAAAAGGGCGTTCGCGGTCCCGACCACTTCCGCCAACGCTATGCCGACCAGCTCCAGGCCTACCGCCTCACCCTCGCCGACCTCGGCCTCCCCGTCGGCACCTGCTCCATCTACAGCACCGCCCTCGGCATCGAGATCGCCGTTTGA
- a CDS encoding Gfo/Idh/MocA family oxidoreductase has product MSTPFKVGIIGCGNISNAYLKGAQVFPILQVVGVADLDPARAKAKADEFGVTAHTVESLLADPSIELVVNLTVPKVHASVNKAILEAGKHAYTEKPFALDLAEGIEVIELAKKKGLRVGCAPDTFLGGGVQTARKIIDDGTIGEPVAAVANMLGHGPESWHPDPEFFYQYGGGPMLDMGPYYLTALVNLLGPIRRATGSSRSSFAERTIGSGAKAGQKIKVEVPTHYAGAFDFVSGPIANLNISFDVWGHQNPIIEVYGTKGTVRIPDPNTFGGIVEVKLEGEKEWTQIPLTHSDQVCRSIGLADMATAIRNNRPHRASGELALHVLEAMLAVPIASEQGKHYTFQTTVPKPKALPVGLALGELDA; this is encoded by the coding sequence ATGAGCACCCCCTTCAAAGTCGGCATCATCGGCTGCGGCAACATCAGCAACGCCTATCTCAAGGGCGCCCAGGTCTTCCCAATCCTCCAGGTCGTCGGCGTCGCCGACCTCGACCCCGCCCGCGCCAAGGCGAAGGCCGACGAATTCGGCGTCACCGCCCACACCGTCGAGAGCCTCCTCGCCGATCCCTCCATCGAGCTCGTCGTCAACCTCACCGTCCCGAAGGTCCACGCCTCGGTCAACAAGGCGATCCTCGAGGCTGGCAAGCACGCCTACACCGAGAAGCCCTTCGCCCTCGACCTCGCCGAGGGGATCGAAGTCATCGAACTCGCCAAAAAGAAAGGCCTCCGCGTCGGCTGCGCCCCCGACACCTTCCTCGGCGGCGGCGTCCAGACCGCCCGGAAGATCATCGACGACGGCACCATCGGCGAGCCCGTCGCCGCCGTCGCGAACATGCTCGGGCACGGCCCCGAGTCGTGGCATCCCGATCCCGAGTTCTTCTACCAGTACGGCGGCGGCCCCATGCTCGACATGGGTCCCTATTACCTCACCGCCCTCGTCAACCTTCTCGGCCCCATCAGGCGCGCCACCGGCTCCTCCCGCAGCTCCTTCGCGGAACGGACCATCGGGAGCGGCGCCAAGGCCGGGCAGAAGATCAAGGTCGAGGTCCCGACCCACTACGCCGGGGCCTTCGACTTCGTCTCCGGTCCCATCGCCAACCTGAACATCTCCTTCGACGTCTGGGGCCACCAGAACCCGATCATCGAGGTCTACGGCACCAAGGGGACCGTCCGCATCCCCGATCCCAACACCTTCGGCGGCATCGTCGAGGTGAAGCTCGAGGGCGAGAAGGAGTGGACCCAGATCCCCCTCACCCACAGCGACCAGGTCTGCCGCAGCATCGGCCTCGCCGACATGGCGACGGCGATCCGGAACAATCGCCCCCACCGCGCCAGCGGGGAACTCGCCCTCCACGTCCTCGAGGCGATGCTCGCCGTCCCGATCGCCTCGGAACAGGGGAAGCATTACACCTTCCAGACCACCGTCCCGAAGCCGAAGGCCCTCCCCGTCGGTCTTGCCCTCGGCGAACTCGACGCTTAA
- a CDS encoding sugar phosphate isomerase/epimerase family protein: MPRPVTLFTGQWADLPLDTLAEKAKHFGYDGLELACWGDHFDVSRAVTDPDYGAKKKAQLEKHGLHVYAISNHLVGQAVCDQIDARHQSILPAHVWGDGDPEGVRQRAAHEMIETAKAAAKLGVTVVNGFTGSAIWHLLYSFPPVPDAWIENGFADFARRWTPILDAYQKLGIRFALEVHPTEIAFDIASTERALAAINHHPAFGFNFDPSHLAYQGVDYVAFIEKFADRIFHVHMKDVWWSEKLTEAGVFGGHTSFGDRRRFWDFRSVGRGRVDFEAVIRALNRAGYRGPLSVEWEDSGMDREHGATESAANVRRLDFPVSDRAFDAAFDKK; encoded by the coding sequence ATGCCCCGCCCCGTCACCCTCTTCACCGGCCAATGGGCCGACCTCCCCCTCGACACCCTCGCCGAAAAGGCGAAGCACTTCGGCTACGACGGCCTCGAACTCGCCTGCTGGGGCGACCACTTCGACGTCTCCCGCGCCGTCACCGATCCCGATTACGGCGCGAAAAAGAAGGCCCAGCTCGAGAAGCACGGCCTCCACGTCTACGCGATCTCCAACCACCTCGTCGGCCAGGCCGTCTGCGACCAGATCGACGCCCGCCACCAGTCGATCCTTCCCGCCCACGTCTGGGGCGACGGCGATCCCGAGGGCGTCCGCCAGCGGGCCGCCCACGAGATGATCGAGACGGCCAAGGCCGCCGCCAAGCTCGGCGTCACCGTCGTCAACGGCTTCACCGGCAGCGCCATCTGGCACCTCCTCTACTCCTTCCCCCCCGTCCCCGACGCCTGGATCGAGAACGGCTTCGCCGACTTCGCCCGCCGCTGGACGCCGATCCTCGACGCCTACCAGAAGCTCGGCATCCGCTTCGCCCTCGAAGTCCACCCCACCGAGATCGCCTTCGACATCGCCTCGACCGAGCGCGCCCTCGCCGCCATCAACCACCATCCCGCCTTCGGCTTCAACTTCGACCCCAGCCACCTCGCCTATCAGGGCGTCGACTACGTCGCCTTCATCGAGAAATTCGCCGACCGGATCTTCCACGTCCACATGAAGGACGTCTGGTGGTCGGAAAAGCTGACCGAAGCGGGCGTCTTCGGCGGCCACACAAGCTTCGGCGACCGCCGCCGCTTCTGGGACTTCCGCTCCGTCGGCCGGGGCCGGGTCGACTTCGAGGCCGTCATCCGGGCGCTCAACCGCGCCGGCTATCGCGGCCCCCTCTCCGTCGAGTGGGAAGACAGCGGCATGGACCGCGAACACGGCGCGACCGAATCGGCCGCCAACGTCCGCCGCCTCGATTTCCCCGTCTCGGATCGCGCGTTTGACGCGGCGTTCGACAAGAAGTAA
- a CDS encoding methyl-accepting chemotaxis protein, with product MSSHKKPLTLSRRFLILAVISILGYVLMAGLALSFLRKTLLEERVMKEKNLVEMAMGIVKEQGDRAARGECDVATAQKTTIATLRTLRYNTNDYFFVFSTEGVSLLNAMNPKLEGTNRVDVKDPDGVYIFRELLANAKTGGTSFYRNPRGDGQAPVRKISLTALYEPWNWVVGTGVYIDDIDVQFRATMLWFAAWMAPVFLILIWGTSYFIRTTGHHLGTIVRGLTRSSDQVSAISQEISSASQSVAESASGAAASLEETSASVEELNSMTKRNTESAVQAKALSSEACGAAEGGVRRTQTMSVEMASMREASQEMRRAMEGVKSSSGDVSKIIKTIDEIAFQTNILALNAAVEAARAGEAGAGFSIVADEVRNLAQRATQAARETSAMIDASVEQSLQAVAINERVTAQIETLATQSDGVRSSLDAIAGKTREVDVLVSAIAVASKEQSEGLEQITRAVSQLDQITQGNAAGAEETAAATQELYREADGLRQEIGSIVLLTGGEMAKKVDGGAGEGRDWPSCPTSSPSSNKAKATRQSSPSRRLPSGSFTG from the coding sequence ATGAGCTCACACAAGAAGCCCCTCACTCTGTCGCGCCGCTTTTTGATTTTGGCCGTCATCAGCATCCTCGGTTACGTATTGATGGCCGGGCTGGCCCTTTCCTTCCTGCGCAAGACGCTGCTCGAGGAACGGGTGATGAAGGAAAAGAACCTCGTCGAGATGGCGATGGGGATCGTGAAGGAGCAAGGGGATCGCGCGGCACGCGGGGAGTGCGACGTGGCGACGGCCCAGAAGACAACGATCGCGACGCTGCGGACGCTCCGTTATAATACGAACGATTATTTCTTCGTTTTTAGCACCGAGGGTGTCTCCCTCCTGAATGCGATGAACCCCAAGCTGGAAGGGACGAACCGGGTCGATGTCAAGGATCCCGACGGCGTCTACATCTTCCGGGAACTGCTCGCGAACGCGAAGACGGGCGGGACCAGCTTCTATCGCAATCCCCGGGGCGATGGCCAAGCGCCGGTTCGGAAGATCAGCCTCACGGCGCTCTATGAGCCATGGAACTGGGTCGTTGGCACCGGGGTCTACATCGACGACATCGACGTGCAGTTCCGCGCGACGATGCTTTGGTTTGCCGCCTGGATGGCCCCCGTCTTCCTCATCCTGATCTGGGGGACGTCCTACTTCATCCGCACGACGGGCCACCACCTGGGGACGATCGTGCGGGGGCTGACGCGGAGTTCCGACCAGGTTTCGGCGATTTCCCAGGAGATCTCGTCGGCGAGCCAATCGGTCGCCGAGAGCGCGAGCGGCGCCGCCGCCTCGCTGGAGGAGACGAGCGCCTCGGTCGAGGAACTCAACAGCATGACGAAGCGCAACACCGAGAGCGCCGTCCAGGCGAAGGCCCTTTCGAGCGAGGCCTGCGGGGCGGCCGAGGGAGGGGTCCGGCGGACCCAGACGATGAGCGTCGAGATGGCCTCCATGCGCGAGGCGAGCCAGGAGATGCGCCGGGCGATGGAAGGGGTGAAGAGCTCCAGCGGCGACGTCAGCAAGATCATCAAGACGATCGACGAGATCGCCTTCCAGACCAATATCCTGGCGCTGAACGCCGCCGTCGAGGCGGCCCGGGCCGGCGAGGCGGGGGCGGGGTTCTCCATCGTCGCCGACGAGGTGCGGAACCTCGCGCAGCGGGCGACGCAGGCGGCCCGGGAAACCTCGGCGATGATCGACGCCTCGGTGGAGCAGAGCCTTCAGGCCGTCGCGATCAACGAGCGGGTCACCGCCCAGATCGAGACCTTGGCGACCCAGTCCGACGGTGTCCGTTCGAGCCTCGATGCCATTGCGGGGAAGACCCGGGAGGTCGACGTCCTGGTCAGCGCCATCGCCGTCGCCTCGAAGGAGCAGAGCGAGGGATTGGAGCAGATCACCCGCGCCGTTTCCCAACTCGACCAGATCACGCAGGGGAACGCCGCCGGGGCCGAGGAGACGGCCGCCGCGACGCAGGAGCTTTACCGCGAGGCCGACGGCCTGCGCCAGGAGATCGGCTCCATCGTCCTCCTGACGGGCGGCGAGATGGCGAAGAAGGTTGACGGGGGGGCGGGGGAGGGCCGAGATTGGCCCTCATGCCCGACATCGTCTCCCTCCTCCAACAAGGCCAAAGCCACGCGGCAATCTTCGCCCTCACGGCGATTGCCCTCGGGTTCCTTCACGGGCTAG
- a CDS encoding nickel/cobalt efflux transporter produces MPDIVSLLQQGQSHAAIFALTAIALGFLHGLEPGHSKTMMAAFIVAVRGTVGQAVLLGVSTAFSHSLVVWIVAMAGLSFGSRWSAEGTEPWFQMFSGLTVLALAFWMFRSLRRARPSADDHDHHDHHGHSHSHSHGHSPAEEAGLDDHARAHAEEIKRKFGSGSATTGQIILFGLTGGLVPCPASITVLMVCLQLKKVALGVWLVLCFSAGLALTMVLSGVVAALSLRHLSTRWSGFGVWAERAPWVSFILVSCLGLFFFWQGLRHLI; encoded by the coding sequence ATGCCCGACATCGTCTCCCTCCTCCAACAAGGCCAAAGCCACGCGGCAATCTTCGCCCTCACGGCGATTGCCCTCGGGTTCCTTCACGGGCTAGAGCCGGGCCACTCGAAGACGATGATGGCGGCGTTCATCGTCGCCGTCCGGGGAACCGTGGGCCAGGCCGTCCTGCTGGGTGTCTCGACGGCTTTCTCCCATTCCCTCGTCGTCTGGATCGTGGCGATGGCGGGGCTGTCGTTCGGGAGCCGCTGGAGCGCGGAGGGGACCGAACCGTGGTTTCAAATGTTCTCGGGACTGACCGTCCTCGCCCTCGCCTTCTGGATGTTCCGCTCCCTGCGCCGGGCCCGGCCTTCGGCGGACGATCACGACCATCATGACCACCACGGGCACAGCCATAGCCACAGCCACGGTCATTCCCCCGCCGAGGAAGCGGGCCTCGACGACCATGCCCGGGCCCATGCCGAGGAGATCAAGAGAAAATTCGGCAGCGGGAGTGCCACGACGGGGCAGATCATCCTCTTCGGCCTGACCGGCGGGTTGGTTCCCTGCCCGGCCTCGATCACGGTGCTGATGGTCTGCCTGCAGCTGAAGAAGGTGGCCCTCGGCGTCTGGCTGGTGCTCTGTTTCAGCGCGGGATTGGCGCTGACGATGGTTCTCTCCGGCGTGGTCGCGGCATTGAGCCTCCGCCACCTCTCGACGCGGTGGAGCGGCTTCGGCGTGTGGGCCGAGAGAGCGCCGTGGGTCTCGTTTATCCTGGTCTCGTGCCTCGGCCTGTTCTTCTTCTGGCAGGGGTTACGGCACTTGATCTAG
- a CDS encoding sugar phosphate isomerase/epimerase — MSQSIPFGVQSWCFRHFKTNAEVAQKVREIGVDSIELCGVYADFAKPETMDEALQPYRAAGISILSIGVQTFEGNDIERAWFESAAKLGAKHISAHFKIDSYLKAIPKVRAWSREFGIRVGIHCHGGYMFGGSPDVLEYLLSIGGPEIGLCIDTAWAMQIGPWLGQPVEWVKKFSGRIYGIHFKDFVFEKNGQWRDVVVGEGTLDLPAFTAALKESGFDGMAVVEYEADVENPVPALTRCVASMRAKAV; from the coding sequence ATGAGCCAATCGATTCCCTTCGGCGTCCAAAGCTGGTGCTTCCGTCACTTCAAGACCAATGCCGAGGTGGCGCAGAAAGTCCGCGAGATCGGCGTCGACAGCATCGAGCTCTGCGGCGTCTATGCCGACTTCGCCAAGCCCGAGACCATGGACGAGGCCCTCCAGCCCTACCGCGCCGCCGGCATCTCGATCCTCTCCATCGGCGTCCAGACCTTCGAGGGGAACGACATCGAGCGCGCCTGGTTCGAGTCGGCCGCGAAGCTCGGCGCGAAGCACATCTCCGCCCACTTCAAGATCGATTCCTACCTGAAGGCGATCCCGAAGGTCCGCGCCTGGTCCCGCGAGTTCGGCATCCGCGTCGGCATCCACTGCCACGGCGGATACATGTTCGGCGGCTCGCCCGACGTCCTCGAATACCTCCTCTCCATCGGCGGCCCCGAGATCGGCCTCTGCATCGACACCGCCTGGGCCATGCAGATCGGGCCGTGGCTCGGCCAGCCCGTTGAATGGGTGAAGAAATTCTCCGGCCGCATCTACGGTATCCACTTCAAGGACTTCGTCTTCGAGAAGAACGGCCAGTGGAGGGACGTCGTCGTCGGCGAAGGCACCCTCGACCTCCCCGCCTTCACCGCCGCCCTGAAGGAAAGCGGCTTCGACGGCATGGCCGTCGTCGAATACGAGGCCGACGTCGAGAACCCCGTCCCCGCCCTCACCCGCTGCGTCGCCTCGATGCGGGCCAAGGCCGTCTAA